One stretch of Archangium lipolyticum DNA includes these proteins:
- a CDS encoding DUF2381 family protein — protein sequence MFAPSSIALLGLALLAAPADAAERAPLPTCETGTRYIELTADAPSMIPEVCIRPELSVNLFFDTKLARVEVEERERFRRVDLAAASLTLVASEALHDGERVPVTVYFQDDAVPTSATFVLVVHPAHAERQVEVSRNERTMASLRQGEQQARAEARLCREEKARLQAECSDQLGLTSLIVNGWLGKTGVVARLLKEVTSRPGGSLVAQNVISYRAVGPKGRGRVAVEMELRNQGTVAWTPSGAALVGSNREALTELTVWPLEPVPPGRSLNIVVELDTAHREARGTYTLKLWAGEAGTEGVSLDGVTFP from the coding sequence GTGTTTGCCCCGTCCTCCATCGCTCTGCTCGGGCTGGCCCTGCTCGCCGCCCCTGCTGATGCCGCCGAGCGGGCTCCGCTCCCTACCTGTGAGACGGGCACGCGCTACATCGAGCTGACGGCGGACGCACCCAGCATGATACCGGAGGTGTGCATCCGGCCAGAGCTGTCCGTCAACCTGTTCTTCGACACCAAACTGGCGCGGGTGGAAGTGGAGGAGCGGGAGCGGTTCCGCCGGGTGGATCTGGCAGCGGCATCTCTGACGCTCGTGGCCTCGGAGGCGCTGCACGATGGAGAGCGCGTACCGGTGACAGTCTACTTCCAGGATGATGCGGTGCCGACGAGTGCCACCTTCGTGCTGGTGGTCCACCCCGCTCATGCGGAGCGGCAGGTGGAGGTGTCACGCAACGAGCGCACGATGGCCTCCCTCCGGCAGGGCGAGCAGCAGGCGCGAGCCGAGGCCAGGCTTTGCCGAGAGGAGAAGGCGCGTCTTCAGGCTGAGTGCAGTGATCAGTTGGGGCTCACGAGCCTCATCGTCAACGGATGGCTCGGCAAGACAGGTGTCGTTGCCCGGCTGCTCAAGGAAGTCACCTCGCGCCCGGGAGGATCGCTCGTCGCGCAGAACGTCATCAGCTACCGGGCCGTTGGGCCCAAAGGGCGGGGCCGGGTGGCCGTGGAGATGGAACTACGCAATCAGGGAACGGTGGCCTGGACGCCCTCGGGTGCGGCCTTGGTGGGCTCGAATCGCGAGGCGCTGACGGAGCTGACGGTATGGCCCCTGGAGCCCGTCCCACCGGGCAGATCGCTGAACATCGTGGTGGAACTGGACACTGCGCACAGAGAGGCCCGGGGCACCTACACGCTCAAGCTGTGGGCGGGAGAAGCCGGAACCGAGGGCGTGAGTCTCGACGGCGTGACGTTCCCGTAG